From Bombus huntii isolate Logan2020A chromosome 4, iyBomHunt1.1, whole genome shotgun sequence, one genomic window encodes:
- the LOC126864511 gene encoding ATP-binding cassette sub-family C member Sur isoform X1, producing MDFCKSYKFLQILPKPVRRVEWSWRTENGTRVRFIEDDSNEDDSIENCLMELVNICVPAIAVILALITFLRCKHRKQPKDCRGLLPFHTTRTLLCMTVLAVLFVELCESLLTSISFSLILMIVAILYCWIIHRRTEVRDACGTALSAGIFVTISLSRAWKFMCLSRYGLSMIHVRLATTTFTAITCGLLAVLDSYTFYLMTRRKKRYLIERGERRRTAYKHADVPFLNRITFHWVIDLLCKGYSTPLENHDLGELPEEETTRRQFDKFREVYEKHRERNEKLRLWRCYWKRIWYPFAIGGLFKILGDATSLVGPMSISKILNYVSASQNGTINRNSMSAMTFPEILQNGYFLCLLVFFFSLLQSTLSQASTHILCVEGIRLKNALQALLYDKALRLCSWSIDEEDNPTDKEKEQNKCQQSADIGTLTNLISEDAYNVMSFFWIGHYTWAIPLKISAIVFLLYTKLGISAIIGAFCCILIVTPLQLVLGKKMSENSKLVAKSSDARLRLVNEIFQGIRLVKLRAWENIFEEKIRKTRNDELKMLDKDSFYWTLINFLTHASSVLTTLFTFAAYFWLEEKSLEAGNVFASLALFSQLTVPLLIFPVMIPIIINAMISTNRIEEFLQLPEIDNVLPNLNDAKSEVAENTSSLANSIEESTIETMKTHNTPNFGSLDNIKEDEEDGQSSDLADYTMDINSSVDTVFEKDPEIPVLTMKRCGFSWGTDESLLSVSDLSFPRGQLTIIVGKTGSGKTSLLLGMLGEIQRTTGSIQWAKGVKVAYVAQKPWLQNASLRDNVLFGSPYKLRRYRNVLKACALQPDVDILPGRDFTRIGEKGINLSGGQKQRVTIARALYNDADVIIMDDPLSALDHQVAQQIFDQGIRKLLLRSGRTVIMVTHRLELLSTAHQVVVMDGCRIRVVGTKSAIEDADPELAIEWRKTATNKNEGYRADRTAKDKWALMKLVSRIGVSATNKRLGDGSWTTDQDAHVNPPAFVPLRMRRTTLGGSRYLAHDLTDLPVPSEEWNIGKKRFKFHRNAVRSSSLQPQRQPPPVLRQSSTPTILESQYAVPRKRNNTFDNGQRNGVFRQIFSGAIISPRPDELTLNRDRGVLRKLIPSNSNRQIQYTVKKINQEQENDHFPVKRLLSIESTGTNEPDELEGNDCDTEEQEEEFQYEDRSGIVTRMILCDYTKAGGWIPGLIYIGVAIFCQVLRVYIDLWLSQWTDEDNINFNQENRNTVFYFKVYIILSLVFILLSFVCNATGQWTGARARRKLHEEAVSRLLRVPMSFFDCNPVGKILNRFSADTGVIDKKISMSIQRLTFFVLLCGSAILVNVIVSPWFFIAAIPTCAAYYIVQKFYRCSAKHLQRLDGSTRWPITTHFSETLRGLATLRASKQENRFMEQAMKCLDVNTNAFLLLNSSSRWLGIALDYLGAVIVGSATLAVLISAELYPDRVTPALVGLAINYTLLVPIYLNWVVKFTAETEMYLGSVARISTYRYAPIENYQQNDFHLSDSWPGKGEIIFENVSLRYVSQREPVISNLSLKITPGQKVKISKNYKILGFHRYFSQIGICGRTGSGKSSTVMALFRLLEITQGRISIDGTDVRQVPLEILRSRLSAIPQDVIMFSGTIRENLDPLSEHEDLELWNALEVAQIKDIIASHPEGLNFEVKEGGENFSSGQLQLLCMARAILRKSSIVVLDEATSALDAVTEKNLLKAVSTAFRNRTVIAIAHRVSALLDCDRVIVFHDGKIVEDGLPADLMQRQGGFFANMLKSNEENETTNC from the exons ATGGATTTTTGCAAGAGTTACAAATTTCTACAAATCCTACCAAAACCCGTGAGACGCGTCGAATGGTCCTGGCGAACGGAAAATGGTACGCGCGTCCGGTTCATCGAGGATGATTCCAACGAGGATGATTCCATCGAGAATTGCCTCATGGAACTCGTCAATATCTGCGTTCCAGCCATCGCCGTCATCCTTGCGCTGATCACCTTTCTCAGATGTAAACACAGGAAACAGCCAAA aGATTGCAGAGGACTCCTACCATTTCATACAACTAGAACACTGTTGTGCATGACAGTGTTGGCGGTGCTTTTTGTCGAACTTTGCGAGTCGTTGCTCACGtcgatttctttctcgttgATTCTGATGATCGTAGCCATCCTCTACTGTTGGATCATTCATCGGAGGACCGAGGTTAGAGATGCTTGTGGTACTGCCCTCTCTGCTGGAATCTTCGTCACGATTAGCTTATCGCGAGCATGGAAATTTATGTGTCTGTCTAG ATATGGTCTGTCCATGATACACGTTCGACTCGCAACCACAACGTTCACGGCCATTACCTGTGGGCTTTTAGCCGTTTTGGACTCTTACACGTTCTATCTTATG acaagaaggaagaaaaggtATTTGATCGAGCGAGGAGAACGACGAAGAACAGCGTACAAACACGCGGACGTGCCGTTTCTCAATAGAATCACCTTCCATTGGGTGATCGACCTGCTGTGCAAGGGATACAGTACGCCGTTGGAGAACCACGACCTTGGCGAACTTCCCGAGGAGGAGACTACTAGGAGACAGTTTGACAAGTTTCGTGAAGTTTACGAGAAACATAGG gagagaaacgagaaactACGTCTTTGGCGATGTTACTGGAAAAGAATATGGTACCCGTTTGCCATTGGGggattatttaaaatactGGGGGACGCTACAAGCCTTGTTGGACCGATGTCTATTTCTAAAATTCTGAACTACGTCTCTGCTTCTCAAAATGGGACAATAAATCGAAACTCTATG AGTGCCATGACATTTCCTGAAATCTTGCAAAATGGCTATTTTTTATGCCTGTTggtgtttttcttttctttattacaAAGCACTCTAAGCCAGGCCTCCACTCATATCCTTTGCGTTGAAGGGATCCGCCTGAAGAACGCACTTCAG GCGCTGCTATACGATAAAGCCTTGCGTTTATGCTCTTGGAGTATCGACGAAGAGGATAATCCGACAGACAAGGAGAAAGAACAGAATAAATGTCAGCAATCTGCTGATATTGGAACCTTAACTAACCTAATATCTGAGGATGCTTACAATGTGATGAGCTTTTTCTGGATTGGACACTATACCTGGGCAATTCCATTAAAA ATCAGCGCTATagtttttcttctttacacAAAATTGGGAATAAGTGCAATTATCGGTGCATTCTGCTGCATATTGATAGTAACGCCACTACAATTGGTGCTTGGCAAGAAAATGTCGGAAAATTCTAAATTGGTCGCC aAAAGCAGCGACGCTAGATTACGTCTGGTTAACGAAATCTTCCAAGGAATAAGATTAGTGAAGCTTAGAGCCTGGGAAAATATTTTCGAggagaaaataagaaaaacgcGAAACGATGAGCTAAAAATGCTGGACAAGGATTCTTTCTATTGGACCCTTATAA ACTTTCTCACGCATGCTTCATCGGTACTGACGACACTTTTCACTTTTGCCGCTTATTTCTGGCTGGAAGAGAAAAGTCTCGAGGCTGGAAATGTTTTTGCAAGCTTAGCTCTATTCTCACAGCTCACAGTGCCCCTTCTCATTTTTCCTGTGATGATACCTATCATTATTAACGCTATG ATTTCAACAAACAGAATAGAGGAGTTTCTCCAACTTCCGGAGATCGACAATGTCTTGCCTAATCTTAACGATGCAAAATCAGAAGTAGCCGAAAATACATCATCGCTGGCCAATTCTATCGAAGAGAGCACT ATAGAAACAATGAAAACGCACAACACTCCCAATTTTGGATCGTTGGATAACATcaaagaagacgaagaagatgGACAATCTTCTGACTTGGCGGATTACACGATGGATATAAATTCATCGGTGGACACCGTGTTTGAGAAGGATCCGGAGATTCCGGTGCTTACAATGAAGCGCTGCGGATTTTCTTGGGGCACCGATGAAAGTCTGTTATCCGTATCCGATCTTAGTTTTCCACGAG GTCAGCTGACTATAATTGTTGGAAAGACAGGAAGTGGAAAGACTTCTTTATTATTAGGAATGTTAGGAGAGATCCAGAGGACAACAGGTTCGATTCAGTGGGCTAA AGGGGTGAAGGTTGCATATGTGGCTCAGAAACCCTGGCTCCAGAACGCCAGTTTGAGGGACAATGTTCTTTTTGGATCACCGTACAAATTGAGAAGGTACAGGAATGTATTGAAGGCTTGCGCTCTGCAACCGGATGTCGATATACTTCCGGGTCGCGATTTCACGCGGATAGGTGAGAAAGGGATCAATTTGAGCGGAGGCCAAAAACAGAGAGTAACTATAGCCAGAGCGCTGTACAACGACGCGGACGTTATAATAATG GATGACCCGTTGTCCGCGCTGGATCATCAAGTTGCACAGCAGATCTTCGATCAAGGAATCCGGAAGCTGCTGCTGAGGAGCGGACGCACGGTGATTATGGTTACTCACCGACTAGAATTGTTATCAACTGCTCATCAA GTTGTCGTGATGGACGGATGTCGTATTCGAGTAGTGGGTACGAAATCAGCGATCGAAGATGCTGATCCAGAATTAGCGATCGAGTGGAGGAAAACAGCTACGAATAAAAACGAAGGATATCGTGCTGATAGAACTGCGAAAGACAAGTGGGCCTTGATGAAACTAGTATCCAGAATCGGTGTGAGTGCGACGAACAAACGACTTGGCGATGGATCCTGGACCACTGATCAAGATGCCCATGTG AATCCTCCAGCTTTCGTCCCGTTAAGAATGAGAAGAACTACCCTTGGCGGATCGAGATACTTAGCCCACGATCTGACAGATCTTCCAGTGCCCTCTGAAGAATGGAACATCGGGAAAAAAAGATTTAAATTCCATCGAAACGCTGTCAGATCGAGCAGTCTCCAACCTCAAAGACAACCACCCCCTGTTCTACGACAGAGCAGCACTCCAACCATTCTCGAAAGTCAATACGCTGTTCCTAG aaaaaggAATAACACTTTTGACAACGGACAACGAAACGGCGTTTTCAGGCAAATATTTTCTGGCGC AATTATCAGTCCACGTCCCGATGAATTGACATTAAATAGAGACAGAGGCGTGCTACGAAAATTAATACCTTCTAACTCTAACAGACAAATACAATACACTGTTAAAAA AATTAATCAAGAACAGGAGAATGATCATTTTCCCGTTAAACGATTGCTATCGATAGAGTCCACAGGAACTAATGAACCCGATGAACTTGAAGGAA ACGACTGTGATACAGAGgaacaagaagaagaatttCAATATGAAGATAGAAGTGGAATAGTCACAAGGATGATCCTTTGCGATTACACAAAAGCTGGAGGCTGGATACCAGGCCTAATTTACATAGGAGTAGCAATTTTCTGCCAAGTTCTGAGAGTTTATATCGATCTCTGGCTGAGTCAGTGGACAGACGAGGACAATATAAACTTCAATCAAGAAAACCGAAAT aCGGTGTTCTATTTTAAAGTTTACATCATTCTTTCCCTTGTCTTTATACTCTTGTCTTTCGTATGCAATGCAACTGGTCAATGGACAGGAGCCAGAGCGAGAAGAAAATTACACGAGGAAGCCGTGTCCAGACTTCTTAGAGTACCGATGTCGTTCTTCGATTGTAATCCTGTGGGAAAAATTTTGAACAGATTCAGCGCCGATACAGGCGTCATCGATAAG aaaatatctATGTCGATCCAAAGACTGACATTCTTCGTCTTGCTCTGTGGTTCAGCGATACTAGTAAACGTCATCGTATCACCGTGGTTCTTCATTGCTGCTATACCCACGTGTGCAGCTTATTATATCGTTCAAAAGTTTTATAGATGCAGTGCGAAACATTTGCAACGATTAGACGGCAG TACCCGATGGCCAATCACAACGCATTTTTCTGAGACACTTCGCGGTTTAGCAACATTACGTGCTTCCAAACAAGAGAATCGCTTCATGGAACAGGCTATGAAGTGCCTAGACGTTAACACGAACGCGTTTCTCCTCCTGAATTCCAGTAGCCGGTGGCTCGGCATTGCTCTA gATTATCTGGGTGCTGTTATAGTAGGATCTGCGACACTCGCCGTCTTAATTTCCGCAGAATTGTATCCAGATCGCGTTACACCTGCTCTAGTTGGTCTGGCGATTAATTACACCCTCTTAGTGCCAATTTACTTAAATTGGGTAGTGAAATTCACAGCGGAGACCGAAATGTATCTTGGTAGCGTTGCACGTATCTCTACTTACAGATATGCTCCTATTGAAAACTACCAACAAAATG ACTTCCACTTATCTGATAGTTGGCCAGGTAAAGGTgagattatttttgaaaatgtttctCTGAGATACGTTTCACAAAGAGAACCAGTGATCTCGAATCTATCCTTGAAGATTACGCCAGGCCAAAAggtaaaaatttcaaagaattacaaaattctAGGTTTTCATAGATATTTCTCGCAGATTGGAATTTGCGGAAGAACCGGAAGTGGTAAGTCGTCCACAGTAATGGCGCTGTTTCGACTATTGGAGATTACTCAGGGACGTATATCGATCGATGGCACAGACGTTCGTCAAGTTCCTCtggaaattcttcgttcgagACTCTCAGCGATTCCTCAGGATGTGATCATGTTCAGTGGTACCATTAg AGAGAATTTGGATCCTCTATCGGAACACGAAGATCTGGAACTGTGGAATGCTTTGGAAGTAGCACAAATTAAGGATATTATTGCCTCTCATCCTGAAGGTCTTA ATTTCGAAGTGAAAGAAGGAGGTGAGAACTTTTCTTCCGGTCAGCTGCAGCTGCTCTGTATGGCACGAGCAATCCTGCGGAAGTCTTCGATCGTCGTCCTCGACGAAGCAACCAGCGCTCTCGACGCCGTTACTGAAAAGAATCTCTTGAAAGCAGTTTCAACTGCTTTCAGGAACAGAACAGTGATTGCTATCGCG CACCGTGTGTCAGCGTTATTGGATTGCGATCGAGTAATCGTGTTCCACGATGGTAAAATCGTCGAAGATGGACTACCAGCGGACTTAATGCAACGGCAAGGTGGATTCTTCGCGAATATGTTGAAGTCCAATGAAGAGAATGAAACGACTAATTGTTGA
- the LOC126864511 gene encoding ATP-binding cassette sub-family C member Sur isoform X2, translated as MDFCKSYKFLQILPKPVRRVEWSWRTENGTRVRFIEDDSNEDDSIENCLMELVNICVPAIAVILALITFLRCKHRKQPKDCRGLLPFHTTRTLLCMTVLAVLFVELCESLLTSISFSLILMIVAILYCWIIHRRTEVRDACGTALSAGIFVTISLSRAWKFMCLSRYGLSMIHVRLATTTFTAITCGLLAVLDSYTFYLMTRRKKRYLIERGERRRTAYKHADVPFLNRITFHWVIDLLCKGYSTPLENHDLGELPEEETTRRQFDKFREVYEKHRERNEKLRLWRCYWKRIWYPFAIGGLFKILGDATSLVGPMSISKILNYVSASQNGTINRNSMSAMTFPEILQNGYFLCLLVFFFSLLQSTLSQASTHILCVEGIRLKNALQALLYDKALRLCSWSIDEEDNPTDKEKEQNKCQQSADIGTLTNLISEDAYNVMSFFWIGHYTWAIPLKISAIVFLLYTKLGISAIIGAFCCILIVTPLQLVLGKKMSENSKLVAKSSDARLRLVNEIFQGIRLVKLRAWENIFEEKIRKTRNDELKMLDKDSFYWTLINFLTHASSVLTTLFTFAAYFWLEEKSLEAGNVFASLALFSQLTVPLLIFPVMIPIIINAMISTNRIEEFLQLPEIDNVLPNLNDAKSEVAENTSSLANSIEESTIETMKTHNTPNFGSLDNIKEDEEDGQSSDLADYTMDINSSVDTVFEKDPEIPVLTMKRCGFSWGTDESLLSVSDLSFPRGQLTIIVGKTGSGKTSLLLGMLGEIQRTTGSIQWAKGVKVAYVAQKPWLQNASLRDNVLFGSPYKLRRYRNVLKACALQPDVDILPGRDFTRIGEKGINLSGGQKQRVTIARALYNDADVIIMDDPLSALDHQVAQQIFDQGIRKLLLRSGRTVIMVTHRLELLSTAHQVVVMDGCRIRVVGTKSAIEDADPELAIEWRKTATNKNEGYRADRTAKDKWALMKLVSRIGVSATNKRLGDGSWTTDQDAHVNPPAFVPLRMRRTTLGGSRYLAHDLTDLPVPSEEWNIGKKRFKFHRNAVRSSSLQPQRQPPPVLRQSSTPTILESQYAVPRKRNNTFDNGQRNGVFRQIFSGAIISPRPDELTLNRDRGVLRKLIPSNSNRQIQYTVKKINQEQENDHFPVKRLLSIESTGTNEPDELEGNDCDTEEQEEEFQYEDRSGIVTRMILCDYTKAGGWIPGLIYIGVAIFCQVLRVYIDLWLSQWTDEDNINFNQENRNTVFYFKVYIILSLVFILLSFVCNATGQWTGARARRKLHEEAVSRLLRVPMSFFDCNPVGKILNRFSADTGVIDKKISMSIQRLTFFVLLCGSAILVNVIVSPWFFIAAIPTCAAYYIVQKFYRCSAKHLQRLDGSTRWPITTHFSETLRGLATLRASKQENRFMEQAMKCLDVNTNAFLLLNSSSRWLGIALDYLGAVIVGSATLAVLISAELYPDRVTPALVGLAINYTLLVPIYLNWVVKFTAETEMYLGSVARISTYRYAPIENYQQNDFHLSDSWPGKGEIIFENVSLRYVSQREPVISNLSLKITPGQKIGICGRTGSGKSSTVMALFRLLEITQGRISIDGTDVRQVPLEILRSRLSAIPQDVIMFSGTIRENLDPLSEHEDLELWNALEVAQIKDIIASHPEGLNFEVKEGGENFSSGQLQLLCMARAILRKSSIVVLDEATSALDAVTEKNLLKAVSTAFRNRTVIAIAHRVSALLDCDRVIVFHDGKIVEDGLPADLMQRQGGFFANMLKSNEENETTNC; from the exons ATGGATTTTTGCAAGAGTTACAAATTTCTACAAATCCTACCAAAACCCGTGAGACGCGTCGAATGGTCCTGGCGAACGGAAAATGGTACGCGCGTCCGGTTCATCGAGGATGATTCCAACGAGGATGATTCCATCGAGAATTGCCTCATGGAACTCGTCAATATCTGCGTTCCAGCCATCGCCGTCATCCTTGCGCTGATCACCTTTCTCAGATGTAAACACAGGAAACAGCCAAA aGATTGCAGAGGACTCCTACCATTTCATACAACTAGAACACTGTTGTGCATGACAGTGTTGGCGGTGCTTTTTGTCGAACTTTGCGAGTCGTTGCTCACGtcgatttctttctcgttgATTCTGATGATCGTAGCCATCCTCTACTGTTGGATCATTCATCGGAGGACCGAGGTTAGAGATGCTTGTGGTACTGCCCTCTCTGCTGGAATCTTCGTCACGATTAGCTTATCGCGAGCATGGAAATTTATGTGTCTGTCTAG ATATGGTCTGTCCATGATACACGTTCGACTCGCAACCACAACGTTCACGGCCATTACCTGTGGGCTTTTAGCCGTTTTGGACTCTTACACGTTCTATCTTATG acaagaaggaagaaaaggtATTTGATCGAGCGAGGAGAACGACGAAGAACAGCGTACAAACACGCGGACGTGCCGTTTCTCAATAGAATCACCTTCCATTGGGTGATCGACCTGCTGTGCAAGGGATACAGTACGCCGTTGGAGAACCACGACCTTGGCGAACTTCCCGAGGAGGAGACTACTAGGAGACAGTTTGACAAGTTTCGTGAAGTTTACGAGAAACATAGG gagagaaacgagaaactACGTCTTTGGCGATGTTACTGGAAAAGAATATGGTACCCGTTTGCCATTGGGggattatttaaaatactGGGGGACGCTACAAGCCTTGTTGGACCGATGTCTATTTCTAAAATTCTGAACTACGTCTCTGCTTCTCAAAATGGGACAATAAATCGAAACTCTATG AGTGCCATGACATTTCCTGAAATCTTGCAAAATGGCTATTTTTTATGCCTGTTggtgtttttcttttctttattacaAAGCACTCTAAGCCAGGCCTCCACTCATATCCTTTGCGTTGAAGGGATCCGCCTGAAGAACGCACTTCAG GCGCTGCTATACGATAAAGCCTTGCGTTTATGCTCTTGGAGTATCGACGAAGAGGATAATCCGACAGACAAGGAGAAAGAACAGAATAAATGTCAGCAATCTGCTGATATTGGAACCTTAACTAACCTAATATCTGAGGATGCTTACAATGTGATGAGCTTTTTCTGGATTGGACACTATACCTGGGCAATTCCATTAAAA ATCAGCGCTATagtttttcttctttacacAAAATTGGGAATAAGTGCAATTATCGGTGCATTCTGCTGCATATTGATAGTAACGCCACTACAATTGGTGCTTGGCAAGAAAATGTCGGAAAATTCTAAATTGGTCGCC aAAAGCAGCGACGCTAGATTACGTCTGGTTAACGAAATCTTCCAAGGAATAAGATTAGTGAAGCTTAGAGCCTGGGAAAATATTTTCGAggagaaaataagaaaaacgcGAAACGATGAGCTAAAAATGCTGGACAAGGATTCTTTCTATTGGACCCTTATAA ACTTTCTCACGCATGCTTCATCGGTACTGACGACACTTTTCACTTTTGCCGCTTATTTCTGGCTGGAAGAGAAAAGTCTCGAGGCTGGAAATGTTTTTGCAAGCTTAGCTCTATTCTCACAGCTCACAGTGCCCCTTCTCATTTTTCCTGTGATGATACCTATCATTATTAACGCTATG ATTTCAACAAACAGAATAGAGGAGTTTCTCCAACTTCCGGAGATCGACAATGTCTTGCCTAATCTTAACGATGCAAAATCAGAAGTAGCCGAAAATACATCATCGCTGGCCAATTCTATCGAAGAGAGCACT ATAGAAACAATGAAAACGCACAACACTCCCAATTTTGGATCGTTGGATAACATcaaagaagacgaagaagatgGACAATCTTCTGACTTGGCGGATTACACGATGGATATAAATTCATCGGTGGACACCGTGTTTGAGAAGGATCCGGAGATTCCGGTGCTTACAATGAAGCGCTGCGGATTTTCTTGGGGCACCGATGAAAGTCTGTTATCCGTATCCGATCTTAGTTTTCCACGAG GTCAGCTGACTATAATTGTTGGAAAGACAGGAAGTGGAAAGACTTCTTTATTATTAGGAATGTTAGGAGAGATCCAGAGGACAACAGGTTCGATTCAGTGGGCTAA AGGGGTGAAGGTTGCATATGTGGCTCAGAAACCCTGGCTCCAGAACGCCAGTTTGAGGGACAATGTTCTTTTTGGATCACCGTACAAATTGAGAAGGTACAGGAATGTATTGAAGGCTTGCGCTCTGCAACCGGATGTCGATATACTTCCGGGTCGCGATTTCACGCGGATAGGTGAGAAAGGGATCAATTTGAGCGGAGGCCAAAAACAGAGAGTAACTATAGCCAGAGCGCTGTACAACGACGCGGACGTTATAATAATG GATGACCCGTTGTCCGCGCTGGATCATCAAGTTGCACAGCAGATCTTCGATCAAGGAATCCGGAAGCTGCTGCTGAGGAGCGGACGCACGGTGATTATGGTTACTCACCGACTAGAATTGTTATCAACTGCTCATCAA GTTGTCGTGATGGACGGATGTCGTATTCGAGTAGTGGGTACGAAATCAGCGATCGAAGATGCTGATCCAGAATTAGCGATCGAGTGGAGGAAAACAGCTACGAATAAAAACGAAGGATATCGTGCTGATAGAACTGCGAAAGACAAGTGGGCCTTGATGAAACTAGTATCCAGAATCGGTGTGAGTGCGACGAACAAACGACTTGGCGATGGATCCTGGACCACTGATCAAGATGCCCATGTG AATCCTCCAGCTTTCGTCCCGTTAAGAATGAGAAGAACTACCCTTGGCGGATCGAGATACTTAGCCCACGATCTGACAGATCTTCCAGTGCCCTCTGAAGAATGGAACATCGGGAAAAAAAGATTTAAATTCCATCGAAACGCTGTCAGATCGAGCAGTCTCCAACCTCAAAGACAACCACCCCCTGTTCTACGACAGAGCAGCACTCCAACCATTCTCGAAAGTCAATACGCTGTTCCTAG aaaaaggAATAACACTTTTGACAACGGACAACGAAACGGCGTTTTCAGGCAAATATTTTCTGGCGC AATTATCAGTCCACGTCCCGATGAATTGACATTAAATAGAGACAGAGGCGTGCTACGAAAATTAATACCTTCTAACTCTAACAGACAAATACAATACACTGTTAAAAA AATTAATCAAGAACAGGAGAATGATCATTTTCCCGTTAAACGATTGCTATCGATAGAGTCCACAGGAACTAATGAACCCGATGAACTTGAAGGAA ACGACTGTGATACAGAGgaacaagaagaagaatttCAATATGAAGATAGAAGTGGAATAGTCACAAGGATGATCCTTTGCGATTACACAAAAGCTGGAGGCTGGATACCAGGCCTAATTTACATAGGAGTAGCAATTTTCTGCCAAGTTCTGAGAGTTTATATCGATCTCTGGCTGAGTCAGTGGACAGACGAGGACAATATAAACTTCAATCAAGAAAACCGAAAT aCGGTGTTCTATTTTAAAGTTTACATCATTCTTTCCCTTGTCTTTATACTCTTGTCTTTCGTATGCAATGCAACTGGTCAATGGACAGGAGCCAGAGCGAGAAGAAAATTACACGAGGAAGCCGTGTCCAGACTTCTTAGAGTACCGATGTCGTTCTTCGATTGTAATCCTGTGGGAAAAATTTTGAACAGATTCAGCGCCGATACAGGCGTCATCGATAAG aaaatatctATGTCGATCCAAAGACTGACATTCTTCGTCTTGCTCTGTGGTTCAGCGATACTAGTAAACGTCATCGTATCACCGTGGTTCTTCATTGCTGCTATACCCACGTGTGCAGCTTATTATATCGTTCAAAAGTTTTATAGATGCAGTGCGAAACATTTGCAACGATTAGACGGCAG TACCCGATGGCCAATCACAACGCATTTTTCTGAGACACTTCGCGGTTTAGCAACATTACGTGCTTCCAAACAAGAGAATCGCTTCATGGAACAGGCTATGAAGTGCCTAGACGTTAACACGAACGCGTTTCTCCTCCTGAATTCCAGTAGCCGGTGGCTCGGCATTGCTCTA gATTATCTGGGTGCTGTTATAGTAGGATCTGCGACACTCGCCGTCTTAATTTCCGCAGAATTGTATCCAGATCGCGTTACACCTGCTCTAGTTGGTCTGGCGATTAATTACACCCTCTTAGTGCCAATTTACTTAAATTGGGTAGTGAAATTCACAGCGGAGACCGAAATGTATCTTGGTAGCGTTGCACGTATCTCTACTTACAGATATGCTCCTATTGAAAACTACCAACAAAATG ACTTCCACTTATCTGATAGTTGGCCAGGTAAAGGTgagattatttttgaaaatgtttctCTGAGATACGTTTCACAAAGAGAACCAGTGATCTCGAATCTATCCTTGAAGATTACGCCAGGCCAAAAg ATTGGAATTTGCGGAAGAACCGGAAGTGGTAAGTCGTCCACAGTAATGGCGCTGTTTCGACTATTGGAGATTACTCAGGGACGTATATCGATCGATGGCACAGACGTTCGTCAAGTTCCTCtggaaattcttcgttcgagACTCTCAGCGATTCCTCAGGATGTGATCATGTTCAGTGGTACCATTAg AGAGAATTTGGATCCTCTATCGGAACACGAAGATCTGGAACTGTGGAATGCTTTGGAAGTAGCACAAATTAAGGATATTATTGCCTCTCATCCTGAAGGTCTTA ATTTCGAAGTGAAAGAAGGAGGTGAGAACTTTTCTTCCGGTCAGCTGCAGCTGCTCTGTATGGCACGAGCAATCCTGCGGAAGTCTTCGATCGTCGTCCTCGACGAAGCAACCAGCGCTCTCGACGCCGTTACTGAAAAGAATCTCTTGAAAGCAGTTTCAACTGCTTTCAGGAACAGAACAGTGATTGCTATCGCG CACCGTGTGTCAGCGTTATTGGATTGCGATCGAGTAATCGTGTTCCACGATGGTAAAATCGTCGAAGATGGACTACCAGCGGACTTAATGCAACGGCAAGGTGGATTCTTCGCGAATATGTTGAAGTCCAATGAAGAGAATGAAACGACTAATTGTTGA